The sequence CACACGTAGTATCGATATCAGATCGTACATGGCTAACGTCAACGAGGGCGAGGGCAGGGCGGCGCCGGTGGTGTTGATCACGGGGTGCGCCGAGGGCGGCATCGGCTACGAGTACTGTCGTGCCTTCGCCGCCCTCGGCTGCCGCGTCGTCGCCACCGACATCCCTGACCGCGTCCCGGACCTCGCCGGCCTCGACAACACCGTAGTCGTCGATCGCCTCCCGCTCGACGTCACCTCCAACGAAAGCGTGACCGACGCCGTGGCACGCGTGCTGCGCGACCACGGCCGCATCGACGTGCTCGTCAACAACGCCGGGATCGGCTGCACCGGCCCGCTGGCGGAGCTGAGCGGCGAGGCCGTGCGGCGCACCATGGACGTGAACTTCCTCGGCCAGCTGCGGCTGGTGCACGCGGTCGCGCCCCACATGGCGTCGCGGCGGTCCGGGCGCGTGGTGAACGTGGGCAGCGTCGTCGGCACCGCCGCCACGCCATGGGCGGGGGTCTACTGCGCGTCCAAGGCGGCGGTGCACGCAGCGACCGACGCGTTGCGGCTGGAGCTGGCGCCGTTCGGGGTGCACGTCGTGAAGGTGGTGCCCGGGGCGGTGCGGTCCGGCCTGGGCCACGCCAACACGGCgcagctcgccggagcgaagcagCAGTGGGGGATGTACCGTCAGTTCACGGCGGCGATCGAGGAGAGGGCGCGGGCGTCGCAGGGGGCGGGTGCGACGGAAGCGTCGGTGTTCGCGAGGCACGTGGCGGCGCGGGTCATGCGGCCGAGGCCGCCGCGGGAGATCGTGTACGGGAGCATGACGGGGCTGTTCGCCGTGCTTGCCATGTCGCCGGCCTGGGCGCGTGACGCCTTCTTCGCCAGGCGGTTCGGGCTCAATAAGCTCTAACAAACTTTAGTTGTACCTTTAGCGACTTTCCATACGCTACTTCTACAAGCTCTTGGATTTAAACAAGTTTGCTTTGCCGAGACGGAGGCCCAAAGGCAGCAACGAGCTTTTTTTTTTCTCGGATACGCTACGGTcagcgtatcattgcattgatagagaggggaaaacatacAGGTTAAGCATCAGGGGCACGTACACAACAAGGCGTGTCCGAGATGCATAGTGAGCATAGAAAGGGTTGCTCAGCCCAGATATCGGTCTATGTTACAGGGATAATACTACTTAAACCTTTGGCTCCTGCACAAACCCAGAAACGGGTGTCGTCTTGGAGCGCAGCCAGGAGTGAGGCGGAGGAGGGAGTGATCTTGTCGAAGATGATCGCATTACGGTAGCGCCAAATGGACCAGACCGTCAAGGAGGCAATGGTGGAGAGTCATCGTCTTTTATCTTGAGTCACCATGGTAAGGGCTGAGCTCAGCCAGTCTAGGAAGCAAAGggagtcatctggtacggtgagctCGGGGCAACACCAGGAGAGAACGCCGTGCCAGATCATGCGAGAGAAAACACACTCCACCAGAAGATGCTGAAGGGTCTCCGCATGCTGAGAACATAGCACACAAACAGGCTCGTGCGGAAGGCCACGCCGCTCTAGCCGGTCAGCCGTCCAACATCGGTTGACAGAGGCAAGGTAGATCAACCGACCGAAGCCGCCGGGCTAAGATGGCCGTGGATCAACGAGCTTTGCTCACCGCAGATCAATGATGGATATGTATGAGGTAGGGTATGCGTATGTATGATGTCTGTACCGTGTTTAAAAAAAAAATGAAACCCAACACGGAAGCTTCATTGGGCGGGTCCACTGTGTGTCGCGCGCGCGCGTGTTTTGAAACTCCCGTTGTGTGTTTGTTGGAAGGAATCAACCACGTTGTGTACGTCCGGCTCGGATTAGAATACATCACAGATTTGGAATTGTATTACTGGTAGGAAGCTATAAGATCTCTTGTGATCTCGTGTCTCCGCTCGATCGATCGGCCGCAGCTAGCAGTGTTGGCTGAACATCAACCGACCGCAGCTGATGCCGCCCAACAAGGTCCAGCCGCCGGCTCCCGACCGCAGGGGGCTCTTCTCCTGCCTCTACAGCGGCGACCGTGACGGCCCCTCAGACTTCAACTTCAAGGGCGGCGAGTTTTGCGACGGCCCCCCTAACTTCAGCTTCAAGGCCGACCTCCTCGACCTCATCCCCGACTTCGACGAGGAGGCGTTCGACCGGCTGCCTGTCCAAGACATGTCGGACGCCGTCGCGGATCAACTATATGAAACCATGCGCGACGGCGGCCTGTCCCTCGGCTTCCTGGACCCCGTCTCCAACATCATCCTCAACACCCTCGCCCTCTTCCCGCGCGACCACTTCCAGCCAAAGGAAGAACCGCCCGCCAAGAGGATCAGGAGGTCCAAGAGGCTGGCCGGCACGGCACAGCCGCAGCCCAGGGATAGCTGGTCGTCCGGTAGTACCATTGGACCGTCCTGCCGCAGGGTTACCTGGCGCAGAGTTGCTCAGGCATCCTGTCAGGCTCTCGTCAGGTTCATGACGAGCTACTTCGGATGCATCACCGAAGAACAGGCCACCCGCTACCTTCACTGGGCGGGCGCCGACCTTGCCCGCGCCGTCCTGCTCGTCGAGCACGATCTGTACACTACGGAGCTCGTGCTCCCCGACTCGGCCTCCGAGAGGACTCAGGCCGCGCTCAGGTGTGCCGCGATCCACGTGTGCCATTCCGCGCCTGACGTCCTCGTGCGGCTCCAAGCGTCGCCCTTGCCAGGTCAACGGCTTCTCGCCGCCGCCCCTTTCCTAAAGTCGGGAGGGCCGAAGCTCACCGTTGACGATGTCAATACGATCATGGATCTGCTGCGGTACCAGGATGGCGGTCCTCTCGACCTCCAGGTGAACTTGCTGCCAGGCGGGAGGGGGGTAGTCGTCTACTACCGGAGCCTCAAGCCTGGTGAAGGAACATTTGAGGTTTCCAAAAGCACGAGCTCCATGGATGGCTTCGACATGGTCACCATCAACGTCGAGCGGCATGGCAACCACTTCGCGTCCTTGCGGTCTCCTGAAAACAAGAGATCCATGATATCAGCATGTCTAACAAAGGTCGTGAAAACCTCTCAGAGGCGTGGGTTATTGGACAACTGTGGCGGCGATGTCTGCGAGTACACCCAGTCTCTCAAGATGAGGCTCCACGCGATGATCCACACCTTCTATCTCAAAGACTTCACCATGCTACCCTCCGCAGGGCTCAGGCTTATCCGTGACATCCTGTTCGCCGGCCACTGCTATGGCCCCATGGACCCCATCTCCAACATCATCCTCAACTCCATTTGGCACAACATAGTGTGCCCGCTCCCGCCCGCGGACACTGAGATCCAGGTGTACGACATCCTCGACACCCTCTCCTTGCTTCGCGTGGAGGTCTGGTCCTTGGAAGGCCTCATCGCCATCGTCTGTGCAAACCCTGAGTCTGGATCCTCGATGCAGCGGGTGATCGAGCACCTCTGCTGCAAACAATGTGACTTGTCCAAGGAGAAGCACACACTGCAACAATTTGTTGCTGCAGCTGCAGCAGCTTGACACCCACAGCCTGCTGCGCTAGGATCATTCCTGGCATCCCTGACACCTGAAGTGTTGGTTGACCTACGACGCTTGCTTACCACTGGTACCGATGGTGTAATATCTCGTGAATCTCTTGATCAAATAGTGCACATTCTCCGAGACATGGCACCACCTTTGGCTCCGGAACCTCGAAATGAGGTGGCCAAACTTTGCAAGGAGGCTAAGGAGATTCTTCTAGAAAAGAGATCATCGTATAGAAAGATGCAGTTATACATTCGCTCTGGGCTTGCTGAAGCGCTGCAGACATATGCCTTGGAGCATCCTCGGGTACATCTCAACACGGATTTCATTTGGTTGAATTCATCTCCATTTATTTAATTCAGTACATATGTGCATATATATTCCATGCATCTCTACATCATTTGACCTACCTTGCTGCTGCTTGTTTTAGGAACCAAAGTATGTGCCGAGTGTTATCTGTGGCGTGGAGTCCGCTTCGGAATCCTTGGGCAGGGACTGCTACCACGTTAACTTTGTGGCTGCTCCCGAATCAGGGGCCCATAACCAGTTTTTCTTCGCCCAAGTCAATTGTTCGTTTCCTTATCAGAAGACAGAACCAAATTTCTGCTGCCCTCTACTCTTCACACACACCAGTAAGACCCCGTTACTTGAGCAGCTATATACGCAGGTTTTTGGTTTTCGTCCGGTTTTTCATAAATTAACCGGACAATTCTCTTATTCTTAATTTATCAATCAGGTAATTTTTTTGCCCCAGTTTTAAAAAAAGGAGGAGaatctcccccccccctccccccccccctttgtcGAAAAGCCTTATGATTTCTGTTACAACCTTTTCGTCTTTTGATCTTACGATGTTTATTCTTGTTTTTCTGCAACCAACGATGCTTGCTTGTTTCGTCCAATCATAGGAAAGGCCTTATGCTTTCTGCGATCATGTTAACTCTCTTGTTGTCCTTGAGTTAATAAAATGGCTTGTGCCGCAGCTGAGATAATGTTATCTGGCCTACCAATTTCTGTTACATATGCCTTGTGTACGCCTCTGAATCTTGCTATACATAATATAGCCTAAGCTATCGATTAATACTACTTCAATATATGTAGCAGTTTCGATATAAATTAGAACATTTGTGTGTTTTTGCAGCTTTGCTGCTGATCGCATGTAGAAAATTTCAGCATCTTAAGATGTTTCGGGGATACACTTTCTCTAGTAACCTTTATTGTGTCAACCATGGTTGCTTAAAAACTGTCATTATTTTGTGGTGTGGTCAGTGGAACTAATGCAAAATAGACATGGTTTGCCCTTTGTCAAACATTTCACATGGAAGAATCACCGCCGGAGCTGCTTTCTTGTGACTGATACATAATCAATTCTGGTTTTGGTGACAGGCCGTTGCTTCTATGGAAAGGGATCCGCGAGGAAGCTTGTGTATCCAGATTCAGCAGACTATtttgagtgtgatggtgatattaCTGACGGTGGAACAATGAACACGGACGGAATGCTAGACACAGATTTCATCTTCGATTTTAGGAGAGACATGCAGTTTGCAGATAATCTGAGAATATATAGTGAACAACAGAAGttaccggagtgtgatgagtattAATTTCAACATCAGGAGCAATTAGTATTAGGTCTTGAACCTTATTAAGCCTGACATAGAAATAATattacggaaatgttaacgcccacacgtgtgggcgtttgcacatcatccacacgcctccatcaccactcattttgccacgtatgaatagatgacatcagcagaattttttttggttttcggcttaaaaatgttgtatctcctaaataaaaaagcgaactaaaaatctgTTTTTACCATTAAATCcttctcgacgagatcttcaaaactagaccccatgttgatatgtttcgatgaattttttttgccagaagttgccacgatgtttacactgcagttgccatagggcttaaattaaagttgccatgtggcaattttagtttgtagatcatggcaattttactattttgatgatggcaactccagtactttgaccatgaaaattattttttgtatgaaccatggcaattttacgtgcatgtatcatggcaattttagtttatggttcatggcaagtctagtttcttaattccccgttttataaatgtcaaaatttacttttaaatgtagaagaaaatagctcaAACATATCATgccaacttcagtgtaaacatcatggtaattcatatgcaatagacatggcaacttttaatccaaaaaaaattcatcaaaacatatcaacatgggatctagtttcgaagatctcatcgcgagggatttaatgg comes from Triticum aestivum cultivar Chinese Spring chromosome 5B, IWGSC CS RefSeq v2.1, whole genome shotgun sequence and encodes:
- the LOC123114539 gene encoding short-chain dehydrogenase ptmH-like, which gives rise to MANVNEGEGRAAPVVLITGCAEGGIGYEYCRAFAALGCRVVATDIPDRVPDLAGLDNTVVVDRLPLDVTSNESVTDAVARVLRDHGRIDVLVNNAGIGCTGPLAELSGEAVRRTMDVNFLGQLRLVHAVAPHMASRRSGRVVNVGSVVGTAATPWAGVYCASKAAVHAATDALRLELAPFGVHVVKVVPGAVRSGLGHANTAQLAGAKQQWGMYRQFTAAIEERARASQGAGATEASVFARHVAARVMRPRPPREIVYGSMTGLFAVLAMSPAWARDAFFARRFGLNKL